The Chromatiales bacterium genome includes a region encoding these proteins:
- the lepA gene encoding elongation factor 4, with protein MDKTRNFSIIAHIDHGKSTLADRFIELCGGYSGRRMVAQVLDTMDIERERGITIKAQAVSLNYVAEDGEQYKLNFIDTPGHVDFGYEVSRSLTACEGALLVVDATQGVEAQSIAVCYTAIEQNLIVLPVLNKIDRPVAEVARVKEEIFELIGLDTDEACLVSAKTGHGVQALLEQIVAKIPPPKGVVDAPLKALIIDSWFDQYLGVIALVRVVDGILEVGSKILSMANKTAHKIEQVGVYTPERVARNCLYTGDVGFVIAGIKRIEEVRVGDTWTDAHKPALQALAGFKKIQPRVFAGIYPLHSEDYPELRAALDQLSLNDASLAYDPETSQALGFGFRCGFLGMLHMEVIQERLEREYGKTLVTTAPTVTYKVTLKDGRVVKVHNPETLPPSNEIVVIEEPMIRATVLVAQNHIGDVMKICIEKRGVQKKISYVGQQAAIEYELPLNEVVYDFFDRLKSATKGYASFDYYLSGYQPADLIRLDMLINGQRVDALSVIVHKSNAQTLGRTLVEKMAGLIPRQMFDIAIQSAIGSRVIARATTKALRKNVTAKCYGGDVTRKRKLLEKQKAGKKRMKKIGKVSIPQEAFLAVLQVNK; from the coding sequence ATGGATAAAACAAGAAATTTCTCAATCATCGCGCACATAGATCACGGCAAATCTACGCTCGCCGACCGATTTATTGAATTATGCGGTGGCTATAGCGGTCGCCGGATGGTGGCACAGGTGCTGGATACGATGGATATAGAGCGCGAGCGCGGCATCACTATTAAAGCACAGGCGGTATCACTCAACTATGTAGCTGAAGACGGTGAACAATATAAACTTAATTTTATAGACACGCCAGGGCATGTTGATTTCGGCTACGAAGTGTCGCGCTCATTAACCGCCTGCGAGGGTGCGTTGCTGGTTGTTGACGCAACCCAAGGTGTTGAGGCGCAAAGTATTGCAGTTTGCTATACTGCGATAGAACAAAATCTTATCGTGTTACCGGTGTTGAATAAAATTGATCGTCCGGTTGCAGAGGTTGCTCGCGTCAAAGAAGAGATCTTTGAGCTAATCGGATTGGATACCGACGAGGCTTGCTTAGTTAGTGCTAAAACAGGGCATGGCGTACAAGCCTTGTTGGAACAGATCGTTGCAAAAATCCCGCCGCCTAAAGGAGTAGTAGATGCACCTCTGAAGGCGTTAATTATAGACTCATGGTTTGATCAATACTTAGGCGTTATTGCATTAGTAAGAGTGGTCGACGGCATCTTAGAAGTCGGCAGTAAAATACTTTCTATGGCAAATAAAACTGCCCATAAAATTGAACAAGTCGGGGTGTATACACCTGAGCGTGTTGCGCGCAACTGCTTGTATACTGGCGATGTAGGTTTTGTTATTGCTGGCATCAAGCGTATCGAGGAGGTGCGCGTCGGTGATACCTGGACTGATGCCCACAAGCCGGCACTGCAAGCACTCGCCGGATTTAAGAAAATACAACCCCGGGTTTTTGCTGGTATCTATCCGCTACATTCAGAAGATTATCCTGAACTACGCGCAGCACTGGATCAGCTGAGCTTAAACGACGCCTCTTTAGCGTACGATCCAGAGACCTCCCAGGCTCTGGGCTTTGGTTTTCGCTGTGGCTTCCTCGGCATGTTGCACATGGAAGTGATACAAGAACGATTGGAGCGTGAATACGGCAAGACATTAGTCACCACCGCACCCACCGTAACTTATAAAGTTACACTCAAAGACGGCAGAGTAGTGAAAGTACATAACCCTGAGACCTTGCCACCATCCAACGAGATAGTGGTGATTGAGGAACCTATGATTAGAGCGACTGTCCTGGTTGCCCAAAATCATATAGGTGATGTAATGAAAATATGCATAGAAAAACGAGGTGTGCAGAAAAAAATCAGCTATGTAGGACAGCAAGCTGCTATAGAATACGAACTACCGTTGAACGAAGTCGTCTATGATTTTTTTGATAGACTCAAGTCAGCTACTAAGGGATATGCATCTTTTGACTATTATTTGTCAGGTTATCAACCAGCCGATTTAATTAGGCTGGATATGCTGATCAACGGTCAACGAGTTGATGCGCTATCAGTTATCGTACATAAAAGTAATGCGCAAACTCTAGGGCGTACCTTAGTCGAAAAGATGGCTGGTTTAATACCTAGGCAAATGTTTGACATAGCGATACAGTCGGCTATCGGTTCGCGGGTGATTGCTCGTGCTACGACCAAAGCATTACGTAAAAATGTCACAGCGAAATGTTATGGTGGCGATGTTACGCGTAAACGTAAATTGTTAGAAAAGCAAAAAGCAGGGAAAAAGCGTATGAAAAAAATTGGCAAAGTGAGTATACCGCAAGAAGCATTTTTAGCAGTGTTGCAGGTGAATAAATGA
- a CDS encoding hydroxymethylpyrimidine/phosphomethylpyrimidine kinase codes for MNRDKHPKALIISGFDPSGGAGLIADIETVHALGCRASAVITCQTIQTEWDATACVASDSSWFRQQLHSILKAYSFSVIKIGLTPSLEIIEILAHALPSVSCPIVLDPIIAAGGGYPFCNAKTIAHLSEKLIPLCDLATPNAEELRRLAGTSDDGVKSLLERGCKAVLVSSEYERAGYLYHNLYSLHHPPHTFTAKRLPHRYHGSGCTLASAIAAYLAHGKALVEAVRHAQEFTSHCLSIASLSKSRVAVPNRFKQ; via the coding sequence ATGAATAGGGATAAGCATCCAAAAGCTCTAATTATATCAGGCTTTGATCCGTCTGGCGGGGCAGGATTGATTGCCGACATTGAAACGGTACACGCACTGGGCTGTCGTGCAAGCGCGGTCATCACCTGCCAGACTATACAAACTGAGTGGGATGCCACGGCGTGCGTGGCGAGCGACAGCTCTTGGTTTAGGCAGCAATTACATTCTATATTAAAGGCTTATTCTTTTTCAGTCATCAAGATAGGTTTAACACCTTCGTTAGAAATAATAGAGATACTCGCCCATGCGTTACCGTCTGTAAGCTGCCCTATCGTGCTTGATCCGATCATTGCCGCAGGTGGCGGTTATCCGTTCTGTAACGCTAAAACCATCGCACATCTTAGCGAGAAATTAATACCTTTGTGTGACTTGGCTACACCTAATGCGGAAGAACTCAGGCGCTTAGCGGGAACATCTGATGATGGCGTAAAATCGTTGCTTGAAAGGGGTTGCAAAGCAGTTTTGGTGAGTAGCGAGTACGAGCGCGCCGGTTATCTATACCATAACCTTTATAGCTTGCATCATCCGCCACATACATTTACTGCGAAGCGTTTACCACATCGTTATCACGGCAGTGGATGCACGCTTGCGAGCGCGATAGCCGCCTATCTGGCACACGGCAAAGCATTGGTGGAAGCGGTTCGCCACGCACAAGAGTTTACCTCTCACTGTCTAAGTATCGCAAGCCTATCAAAGTCCAGAGTTGCCGTTCCCAATCGTTTTAAGCAGTGA
- the folP gene encoding dihydropteroate synthase, translated as MQSYLTKPKLMAILNLTPDSFSDGGKWRQATQIIDGVGAMLAQGADIIDIGGESTRPGSQRVPALEQKSRILDIIAAISEHYPDTMISVDTTLAEVAEAALDSGATMLNDISAGRDNPTMLELAADKQVPICLMHMQGEPGTMHVKPHYNDVVAEVCDFLRSRADIAKSYGLDDNNIILDPGIGFGKNAAHNLTLLKHLSKITGLGYAVLLGTSRKSFMGQICDVSEPQQRVPASCATTVLGLQAGVKIFRVHDVWQHRQVMDLMAAL; from the coding sequence ATGCAGTCGTATTTAACCAAACCCAAATTGATGGCTATACTGAATCTCACTCCCGACAGCTTTTCGGACGGTGGCAAATGGCGACAAGCAACGCAGATTATTGATGGTGTAGGGGCAATGTTAGCACAAGGTGCCGACATCATAGATATTGGTGGAGAATCGACACGCCCTGGCTCGCAACGAGTGCCTGCATTAGAACAAAAGTCACGCATACTGGATATCATTGCGGCAATATCTGAGCATTATCCAGATACGATGATTAGCGTAGATACCACCTTAGCCGAAGTTGCTGAAGCTGCTTTGGATAGCGGTGCTACTATGCTAAACGACATTTCGGCAGGACGCGACAATCCGACCATGTTGGAGCTGGCCGCAGATAAGCAAGTACCTATTTGTCTCATGCACATGCAAGGCGAACCAGGCACTATGCATGTGAAACCGCACTACAACGATGTCGTCGCAGAGGTATGCGATTTCTTACGCTCGCGTGCGGACATAGCGAAAAGTTACGGCTTGGATGATAACAACATTATCTTGGATCCCGGTATTGGTTTCGGTAAAAATGCTGCGCACAATCTCACGCTACTAAAACACTTAAGCAAAATAACTGGTTTAGGCTATGCGGTTCTACTCGGAACTAGCCGCAAAAGTTTTATGGGACAAATATGTGATGTCAGCGAACCACAACAGCGGGTGCCAGCAAGTTGTGCCACCACTGTTTTAGGATTGCAAGCCGGCGTCAAAATTTTCAGGGTGCACGATGTTTGGCAGCACCGCCAAGTGATGGATTTGATGGCTGCACTGTAG
- a CDS encoding MBL fold metallo-hydrolase, with protein sequence MNKFMQIIKRSVVSLRQCLLLFVVAMPIASADVMVVTLLGTGTPRPEADRGSAAVLVEAGNQKLLFDAGRDVARRIYQLGLDYNTVDKLFITHLHYDHIIGLPDLMLSGWVFQRTQPIRLWGPTGSKAHVEQIQKAYHTDINLRKEHTHLSDEGIRIEVREITEGIVYAEQDLTVKAILVDHGVVKPAFGYRVDYKGRSLVISGDTRYSENLVEHAKGVDLLIHEIADASDTLLKNNERLRKVLDYHTRPAELSRLLQQTNPRQTVLVHALIFGKARTDVLSEIRSQYEGEVIFGEDLTAFDIGDHIRMYRRDAL encoded by the coding sequence ATGAATAAATTTATGCAAATAATAAAACGCTCAGTTGTCAGCTTGCGTCAATGTCTACTACTTTTCGTTGTAGCTATGCCGATTGCTTCGGCTGATGTCATGGTTGTCACACTACTCGGCACCGGCACACCGCGCCCCGAAGCGGATCGTGGCAGTGCGGCGGTATTGGTTGAAGCTGGCAACCAAAAATTATTATTTGATGCCGGGCGCGATGTGGCAAGGCGCATTTATCAACTAGGTTTAGATTACAATACCGTTGATAAGTTGTTCATTACCCATTTGCACTACGACCACATTATCGGCTTGCCTGATTTGATGCTGTCTGGATGGGTCTTTCAACGCACGCAACCGATACGGTTATGGGGACCTACGGGTAGCAAAGCACATGTTGAACAAATACAAAAAGCGTATCACACTGATATAAATTTGCGTAAAGAACATACCCATTTATCCGACGAAGGTATTCGTATTGAAGTACGCGAAATTACCGAAGGCATAGTGTATGCAGAACAGGATCTAACCGTTAAAGCCATTCTCGTTGACCATGGTGTGGTAAAACCTGCTTTCGGCTATAGGGTCGATTATAAAGGCCGCAGCCTAGTCATTTCAGGTGACACTCGCTACTCTGAGAACCTCGTTGAACACGCGAAGGGCGTTGACTTATTGATACACGAAATTGCCGATGCAAGCGACACATTGCTAAAAAATAATGAGCGCTTGCGCAAGGTGCTGGATTATCACACCAGACCTGCGGAATTAAGCCGTTTGTTGCAACAAACCAATCCTCGCCAAACGGTCTTAGTGCACGCACTGATTTTTGGCAAAGCGCGCACTGATGTATTATCCGAGATACGCTCTCAATATGAAGGTGAAGTGATATTTGGTGAGGATCTAACGGCTTTTGATATAGGTGACCACATACGCATGTATCGGCGCGACGCTTTATAG
- a CDS encoding thiamine phosphate synthase produces the protein MKLEGLYLIADSTQLTETNTGDYIADLIEAGVSIVQLRDKNHHAAAGNMRSRRYRLARIIQAKCRIYNIPFIINDDVSLALEIDADGVHLGQDDMAVRKARQYLGADKYIGVSCYASKQRALQAQQDGADYVAFGALFNSPTKPQAQCLGSSVEQSLKVLQQLSGGINVPICSIGGITPDKAKLVLRHGAQIIAVASGILKAVDARQAIRQYRTAWL, from the coding sequence GTGAAATTAGAAGGTCTATATTTAATTGCCGACAGCACTCAGCTAACCGAAACAAATACCGGCGACTATATCGCTGATTTGATAGAAGCGGGCGTATCTATCGTACAACTGCGCGACAAAAATCATCATGCTGCTGCCGGCAACATGCGCAGCCGGAGATACCGACTGGCTAGAATCATTCAAGCAAAATGCCGCATTTACAACATACCGTTTATCATCAACGACGATGTTTCCCTAGCTTTAGAAATCGATGCCGACGGGGTGCATCTGGGGCAAGACGATATGGCAGTGCGTAAAGCTAGGCAATATTTAGGAGCTGATAAATATATTGGGGTATCGTGTTATGCATCTAAGCAGCGTGCACTGCAAGCACAACAAGACGGTGCCGACTATGTTGCCTTTGGTGCGCTTTTTAATTCGCCAACTAAACCGCAAGCGCAGTGTTTAGGGTCGTCGGTTGAACAATCGTTAAAGGTCTTGCAGCAACTCAGTGGCGGCATTAATGTGCCGATTTGTTCAATTGGCGGCATCACACCCGATAAAGCCAAGCTAGTGCTCAGGCATGGGGCGCAAATAATTGCGGTAGCATCGGGTATCCTAAAAGCAGTTGATGCTAGGCAGGCAATCAGACAATATCGTACCGCATGGCTTTAA
- a CDS encoding glycosyltransferase family 25 protein — protein sequence MNTSPCPIYIINLKRTPERRLHMQRQLDALGLDYEFIEAVDKYDVASSERRTEIARSLGMSESTIDRYKHIPYFYDHLSCTLSHIKAYNLMLTNNVATACILEDDSVLPPDFPEILCASLKKSWDILMLSSHSRSTDILLGTNPDIQKSIERLPEVDCSLFPILRAKKSIRPPVATRQSQLDVTLISQLHWYLLMLLSYSKNCNKLFKYIPAICNVNNYRVLYKSKKKNQEKRHIYIGCKSGGLPIRNSQKRLYGNYDIAIPAEIPLSAMAYLLTLEMAKEWKEFANSHPRILVDIMPWYLHLRKGIRLRITTPACVTPSLYYLVNSSRDL from the coding sequence ATGAATACTAGTCCTTGCCCTATTTATATCATAAATCTCAAACGTACCCCTGAGCGGCGATTACATATGCAAAGGCAACTCGACGCACTGGGCTTGGACTATGAGTTCATAGAGGCAGTCGATAAATATGATGTAGCATCCTCCGAGCGGAGAACTGAAATAGCCCGCTCACTAGGCATGAGCGAATCTACTATAGATCGCTACAAACATATCCCTTATTTCTATGACCATCTTTCTTGCACATTGAGCCATATTAAAGCATACAACTTGATGTTGACAAATAATGTTGCTACAGCATGTATATTAGAAGACGATAGTGTTCTACCACCTGATTTCCCAGAGATCTTATGTGCCTCGCTAAAAAAATCTTGGGATATACTCATGCTCTCCAGCCACTCAAGAAGCACAGACATTCTATTAGGAACAAACCCGGATATACAGAAAAGTATAGAAAGGTTGCCCGAAGTAGATTGTTCTCTATTCCCTATATTGAGAGCAAAGAAAAGCATACGCCCGCCCGTTGCTACTCGCCAGTCTCAGTTAGATGTTACATTGATCTCCCAATTACATTGGTATTTACTTATGCTTTTGAGTTATTCGAAAAATTGCAACAAACTGTTTAAATATATACCCGCCATCTGTAATGTGAATAATTATAGAGTGTTGTATAAATCTAAAAAGAAAAACCAAGAGAAAAGGCATATATATATCGGTTGCAAATCAGGCGGTCTTCCTATTAGAAACAGTCAGAAAAGACTATACGGAAATTACGACATTGCTATTCCGGCCGAAATACCGTTATCCGCAATGGCTTATCTCTTAACTCTTGAAATGGCAAAAGAGTGGAAAGAATTCGCTAATTCGCATCCTAGGATACTTGTAGACATTATGCCGTGGTATTTACACTTGAGAAAAGGCATACGACTTAGAATCACCACACCGGCTTGCGTTACTCCATCTCTGTATTACTTAGTCAATTCCTCACGCGACCTATGA